A segment of the Bacillus pseudomycoides genome:
CCATCGGATAATCACTCATCCCTGTTGTCACAAGAGTTATGAAATGATTCTCTTTAGATGGTGGTATGATATGAATATGAATCCCTACTCTACTTCCAGGTATAATTTCACTTATAGTCATAATTGGAGCCCCGAAGTATTTTGTTACATGTTCTAAAATTTTATCATGTTGATCTTGATTATCGTAATTCGTTCTATTCGAATTACTCTCATTCATGTTTTCTAATAATGTAACAACGTCAGTTTGTCCCTGCTCTCGAGCAAAAGCCAATGCATCTATATTTGTCATGAATTCACCACTATACTTAACCTTTGTATCAATACCACTTTTAATTAGAAGCTCTGCAATATCTACATGACCATTACTTATTGCACCAAATAACGGATTCCTTTCTGGTTCAGTGACATCCATCTTTGCACCACAGGACAATAAATATGTGACAATATCTATATGTCCTTTTGAAGCTGCCTCATTGATTGCCCCACCTCCGTATACACCACCATTTTGATTCACGTCTGCTCCTAAGGCTATAAGCTGCTTAACAATCTCAAGTCTTCCTTTTGAAGATGCGACATGGAGCCATGTCCCAAAAGCTGTCATCATATGTAATCTCTCAATATCATTACCAATCAGTTCAATAACTCTTTCCGTATTACCTAGCTTAATTGCTGAGCGAATTTCTTTTGCAGTGTGTATATGATTCATAATTTCTCCTCCCATTGCGCTACATCACCTATTTATTTAACATAAAACAATCGTATATCATAATATAGATATTTTTAACAATTACTAAAATTAATTATATTACAAATAAACTTAACGTAAACTTCAATTCACTCAAAAACAAAGAGGATCTAAAATACGAGATCCTCTTCAATTCCCTGTATAATACTCCAATCCACACCGTCTTCTAACCTATTTTCAAGTTCTGCTAATAACTGAATCCCTTCTTGTTTAATACCCGCGTCATATCCATTAACCTCAAAATATCTTTTTATATTTTGTATACCAATAATATGTACTATACATTACCTTATGTTTATTTTCTTTCGCGATTATATTCACTACATTATTACTTAAAAAATTATAATAACCCCAAAGTTTCTTTAACATCACATCACGAATTATCTTGCTACTAACCTCATTCTCTTTATCTCGTTCCATTAATTTTTTCAATTCCAATTCATTTATTATTTCCACTATGTTATCCCTTGTTATCTTTTTCCGTCCTCGCTCGTGTTTATTATATTCTGATTCTTCCATGGAGCCCATTCCTTTACCATCTATCATCAGCAATTACAGTATATTGAGCAACACCAATACACTCCAATTCGTTATTTTTATATGTAATCTTTTTTTCTAGCGTTATATTCAAAATTATAAACTAGAATTGCTGTATTACATTCTTTATTAAAATTAATGTTATCAAATTGTTCAGTAAATTGTTCGTAATATGAAAAGCCCTTCAGTAAATCTTGGATATTATTTACCGGTGATTGACCAAACCATTTCTTTTCAACTAAATCACGATCGTAATAACCTAAGTTAAAATGTCGTTCGAATATAGAGGGTATACTATCTCCATCTTCCGTATATTTAATATTCGTATAGTTTTCAAGCTCATCATTACTCTCAAAATTCCCAATCCATACTGTTACTTTTTCATTCATCTTATACCCCCCTTTCATTCTCTTGGCGAGGCGATTTTTCGGTTCTTTAATTTACCATTTCTATGATATGCACTACTGCGTATGAACCATAATAGACCTTTATCGGAACTACCTAACCCTCAATTTATAGATTCCCTGCTAACATGAAAAGGATCCACCTGATTCTTTTCTAATAATTCCTCAAATTTCTCTGTACCATATTTTACAAAATATTCATATTCCGATTCTGAAATAAAAAATGCCAGCAAAACTTTACCATCTTTTTCTGTATTTCCAGTAAGTACATGACCATATTCTTCCGGAAAAGCAAATGGTTCCGTAAAATAAACTGCACTTTTATTGTATTTTTGAACAAAAGACTTATCAATACTTTCAATCCCACTAATTGCTGTTCCCCGGCCTATTTCTATTCTATTACTTATACAATAAAATAAAGCATTTGCAAGAATATATCCCGTACTACGAAATGCTCCATCAACTACCATTGAAACCTCAACATTATCCCCTACTATTTCTTCATATTTACTAACTCCAAGTGTATTAAAAACAAGACATTGTTCAAATACATTTTCATATTTCAAAATTTGTATACTTGGCATATCCTTACCAATTTTAAACACTTCTCGGTCCATTGGTTCACCTAAGTATTTACTATAATGATCATAATACAGCTCTCCATATTGAATCATTCTTTGAATTCTCCTTTATACGTTCCATTTCCATCTTTATACACATGAATTTTTATTCTTTTCTCCTAAAGGCTATACAGCTGAATTGATAATCCCTTTAACGAACTTAGAAGACTGTTTAACTTTACTCCTCATATAAATAATCAAGAAATTCATTTATATTATTAGCTAAAAAATACATGTTTTTCATGCCATCGTGCTCTTCATCATGAGCCCAATGAAAAATTTTTTCACAGTATTCCTCATTGATCCCCAAACATATCTGATTACCACCAGGATCATCTGCAATTGGTATAAATCCCATATCTAAAAGATCATCAAAAAAATCTATTATTTTCTCCAAATTATCATACATACTCCCAATTCCATAGAAAATATTTAATACACTTTC
Coding sequences within it:
- a CDS encoding immunity 22 family protein, with product MNEKVTVWIGNFESNDELENYTNIKYTEDGDSIPSIFERHFNLGYYDRDLVEKKWFGQSPVNNIQDLLKGFSYYEQFTEQFDNINFNKECNTAILVYNFEYNARKKDYI
- a CDS encoding suppressor of fused domain protein, with translation MIQYGELYYDHYSKYLGEPMDREVFKIGKDMPSIQILKYENVFEQCLVFNTLGVSKYEEIVGDNVEVSMVVDGAFRSTGYILANALFYCISNRIEIGRGTAISGIESIDKSFVQKYNKSAVYFTEPFAFPEEYGHVLTGNTEKDGKVLLAFFISESEYEYFVKYGTEKFEELLEKNQVDPFHVSRESIN